The genomic DNA CGACGACGTCGCCGTCCCTCACCCGCTTGTTCAGGATCTTCTCGACGGCCTCCTCCTGCGACTCGCAGACGACCGCCGGTCCCTCGAACGTCCAGATCGACTCGTCGACGCCGGCCGTCTTCACGACGCACCCGTCGACCGCCAGGTTGCCCTTCAGGACCGCGAGGCCGCCGTCCTGGGAGTAGGCGTGCCCGGCGGAGCGGATGCAGCCGCCCTCGGCGTCGATGTCCAGCGCCTCCCAGCGCTCCGACTGGGAGAACGCCTCCGCGGAGCGCACGCAGCCGGGCGCCGCGTGCCACATCTCGACGGCCTCGGCGGACGGGGAGCCGCCGCGCACGTCCCAGGTCTTCAGCCAGTCCGCGAGGGAGGGGCTGTGGACGGCGTGCACGTCCTCGTCGAGCAGGCCCGCGCGGTGCAGCTCGCCCAGGAGGGCCGGGATGCCGCCGGCGCGGTGCACGTCCTCCATGTAGTACGTGCGGTCCTTCGCGGCGTTCGGCGCGACCTTCGCCAGGCAGGGCACGCGGCGCGAGACGGCGTCGATCTCCTCCAGCCCGAAGGGGACGCCGGCCTCCTGCGCGGCGGCCAGCAGGTGCAGGATCGTGTTGGTGGAGCCGCCCATGGCGATGTCCAGGGCCATCGCGTTCTCGAAGGCGGCGAACGTGGCGACGTTGCGGGGCAGGACCGACGCGTCGTCCTGCTCGTAGTACCGCCGGGTGATCTCGACGACGGTGCGCGCCGCGTCCTCGTACAGAGCGCGGCGGGCCGTGTGGGTGGCGAGGACGGAACCGTTGCCGGGGAGGGACAGGCCGATGGCCTCCGTCAGACAGTTCATCGAGTTGGCGGTGAACATGCCGGAGCAGGAGCCGCAGGTCGGGCAGGCGTTCTCCTCGATGCGGAGGATGTCCTCGTCGGAGACCGCGTCGTTGACCGCGTCGGAGATCGCGTCGACCAGGTCGAGGGTGCGGACCGTGCCGTCGACGAGGGTGGCGCGGCCGGACTCCATGGGGCCGCCGGAGACGAAGACCGCCGGGATGTTCAGGCGCAGCGCCGCCATCAGCATGCCGGGGGTGATCTTGTCGCAGTTGGAGATGCAGATCAGCGCGTCCGCGCAGTGCGCCTCGACCATGTACTCGACGGAGTCGGCGATCAGGTCGCGGGAGGGCAGCGAGTAGAGCATGCCGCCGTGGCCCATGGCGATGCCGTCGTCGACGGCGATCGTGTTGAACTCGCGCGGGATCGCCCCGGCGGCGCGGATCGCGTCGGCGACGATCCGGCCGACGGGCTGGAGGTGCGTGTGGCCGGGGACGAACTCGGTGAAGGAGTTGGCGACGGCGATGACCGGCTTGCGGCCGATGTCCTCGCCCGGTACCCCGGAGGCGCGCATGAGGGCGCGGGCGCCCGCCATGTTGCGGCCGTGGGTGACTGTGCGGGACCTCAGCTCGGGCATCCTCGCTCGCTCCTCGTCAGAGAGACTGGCTCCTCCGAGCGTACGCCGCCGCTCCAGGTGGTGGACGCCGTGTCCGCATGTCGGGACGGGCAGCTCGCCCACCGGGCACACCGCCCGCACCCGCTTCCCCGCCGGGCAGACGGTCCACCCCGTTTCCCGCCGCGCCCGCCGCCTCCGGACCGCGCCGGCGTCCCGGCCCCGCCCTCCGTCAGGCCTCCGCGAGGTACCGCTGCAGGGTCGGCGCGACCATCGCCACGATCGCCTCCGGCTCCGCCGACGCCAGCGGCTCGACCCGGACCACGTACCGCAGGATCGCGATGCCGATCATGTGGGCCGCCGCCAGTTCCGCCCGGAACCGCGGGTCCGGTACGTCGAGGTCCTTCGCGACCCGCTCCAGCAGGCGCCGCAGCACGTAGCCGCGCAGCACCCCCGCCGCCGCCTCGTGGGTGAGCGCCGAGCGGACGACCGCCAGGAGCGGTGCGCGCGTGGCCGGGTCCTCCCACACTCCGAGGAAGTACCGGGCCAGCCGCTCCCCCACGCCGTCGGGACCGGCGCCGACCACGGCGGGGACGAGCAGCGCGGGTTCGAAGGAGACCTCGACGGCCGCCGCGAAGACCTCCTCCTTGGTGCCGAAGTAGTGGTGGACCAGGGCCGCGTCGACACCGGCGGCCCTGGCGACGCCGCGCACCGACGTCCTGTCGTAGCCCCGCTCGGCGAACTCGGCGCGGGCCGCCTCCAGGATGCGCTCCCGGGTGCCGGGCCCGTCCGCGCGCCCGGCGGCGGGCGGCCTGCCCCGGCCCCTGCGCGGCGCCGTGCCGCCGGTCACGGCAGGCGGGCCGACGGCGCCAGGTGCCGACGGGTGAAGGCCAGCGCCTCGGCGAGGTCGGCTTCCCGTTCGGCGGCGGACATGGCACGCCGCGTGTTGACCTCGATGACGACGTGCCCGTCGAAACCGGTGCGGACGAGGTGCTCCAGCAACTCGGCGCAGGGCTGCGTGCCGCGGCCCGGCACGAGGTGCTCGTCCTTCGCGGAGCCGCGCCCGTCCGCGAGGTGGACGTGGCCCAGCCGGTCGCCCATCCGGGAGACCATCGCCATCGCGTCCGCGCGGGCGGTCGCCGTGTGGGAGAGGTCGACCGTGTAGTGGCGGTAGTCGTCCTTGGTGACGTCCCACTCGGGGGCGTACGCGAGCATCTCGCGGTCGCGGTACCGCCAGGGGTACATGTTCTCGACGGCGAACCGCACGTCCGTCTCGCCCGCCATCCGCCAGATCCCGGTGACGAAGTCGCGGGCGTACTGCCGCTGCCAGCGGAACGGCGGGTGGACGACGACCGTCGACGCGCCGAGCCCCTCCGCCGCCGCCCGGGCCCGCTGGAGCTTGGTCCACGGGTCGGTCGACCAGACGCGCTGGGTGATCAGCAGGCAGGGCGCGTGCACGGCGAGCACGGGCACCCCGTGGTAGTCGGAGAGCCGGCGCAGGGCCTCCACGTCCTGGCTGACCGGGTCCGTCCACACCATGACCTCGACGCCGTCGTAGCCCAGGCGCGCGGCCACCTCGAAGGCCGTCGCCGTCGACTCGGGGTAGACCGAGGCCGTCGAGAGGGCGACCTTCGCACGGGGTGCGCGCCCCGACGGGCGCTCCGCTTGCTCTGCCACGTCTGCCACGAGGGAAAGGGTACGGGTCCGGTCCGTCACTCGGGGAGGTGGTCGAGGCGGCGCAGGATGACGCCCTCGCGCAGCGCCCAGGGGCAGATCTCCAGCACCTCGACGCCCAGCAGGTCCATCGCGGCCTCCGCGACCAGCGCCCCGGCCGGCAGCTGCCCGGCCCGGCCCTCCGACACGCCGGGCAGGGCGCACCGCTGCTCGACGGTCATGCCCGCCAGCTTCGGCACCCACTCCTCCAGCGACGCACGGCTCAGCACGCGCTGCCCGTACAGGCCGTCGGCGGAACCCGGCGCCCCGGCGATCCGGGCGAGCTGCTTGAACGTCTTGGACGTGGCGACCACGCGGTCGGGTCCGCCGAAGCGGGCGAACTCGCCGACCGTACGGGCTATCTCCGCGCGCACGTGGCGGCGCAGCGCCTTCACGTCGGCCGTGCTCGGGGGTCGCCGGGCAGCCAGCCGGCGGTGAGCCGCCCGGCGCCGAGCGGGAGGGAGACGGCCGCGTCGGGCTCCTCGTCGACGCCGTACGCGATCTCCAGGGAGCCGCCGCCGATGTCGAGGAGCAGCAGTTTCCCGGCCGACCAGCCGAACCAGCGGCGGGCGGCGAGGAAGGTGAGCCGGGCCTCCTCCGGCCCGGTGAGGACCCGCAGGCCGACGCCCGTCTCCGCCTTCACGCGCGCGAGGACGGCCTCGGCGTTGGCGGCGTCGCGGACGGCGGAGGTCGCGAAGGGGAGGACCGCCTCGCAGCCCTTCTCCTCGGCGGTGCGCAGCGCCGCCCCGACGATCGCGACGAGCCGGTCGACGCCGGAGGTGCCGATGGCGCCGTCCGCGTCGAGCAGCTCGGCCAGGCGCAGCTCCGCCTTGTGCGAGTGAGCGGGTCGCGGCCGGGCGCCCGGGTGGGCGTCCATGACGAGCAGGTGCACCGTGTTCGAACCGACGTCGAGGACTGCGAGTCTCATGCCTGCACGCTACTGCGCCCGTGTGACGGGCTGCGCCTACTCTGGACGGGTGCCAGAGACCAAGAAGGCCAAGCCGGGCGAAACGGGCCCCGGCGAGAAGTACGAGCTCCCGGAGGCCGGGGGCGGCGCCCCGCAGGAGGACGACGAGAAGGGTCTGGACTTCCCGCGCGCGTGGGTGGAGTTCCCCGACCCGGCCGACGAGGACCAGGTCTTCCGCTGCGACCTGACGTGGCTGACGTCCCGCTGGACGTGCGTCTTCGGCAGCGGCTGCCGGGGCATCCGGGCGGGCCGCGCCGACGACGGGTGCTGCACGCTGGGCGCGCACTTCTCCGACGAGGAGGACGAGGAGCGGGTCGCCGGGCACGTGGAGCGGCTCACGCCGGAGCTGTGGCAGTTCCACGGGGTGGGGACGGAGTCGGGCTGGGTGCAGCTCGACGAGGACGGCGAGCGGCAGACGCGCCGCTGGAACGGCTCGTGCGTCTTCCAGAACCGCCCCGGCTTCGCGGGCGGCGCGGGGTGCGCGCTGCACATCCTGGCGCTGCGGGAGGGGCGCGAGCCGCTGGAGACCAAACCGGACGTGTGCTGGCAGCTCCCGGTCAGGCGGACGTACGACTGGATCGAGCGGCCGGACGACACGAAGGTGCTCCAGGTGTCGATCGGCGAGTACGACCGCCGGGGCTGGGGCCCCGGCGGCCACGACCTGCACTGGTGGTGCACCTCCGCCGCCTCGGCGCACGGCGCGGGCGAACCGGTGTACGCGACCTACCGGCCGGAGCTGACGGAGCTGATGGGCAAGGCGGCGTACGACGTGCTGGCGGGGTTGTGCGAGGCGCGGCTGGCGTCCTCGCTGCCGCTGGTGGCCCCGCACCCGGCGGACCCGGCCGGCCCCGTGCCGTAGCCGCCGGTCACCGCGACCGCGCGGCGGGCTCCGGCGGCGGGGACGCGGGCGGCGTCGTGGCCGGAGGCGGGGCGTCCGTCGCGGGCGGCGGGTCGGAGGACGGCGGGGGCTCCGCCGCCGGGGGCGGCTCGCTCGCCGCGGGCGGGGCGGGCGGCGGACCGGGCGGGTCGGACGGCGACGGGGCGGACGGCGCCGTGGGGCGGCCCGCGGACCCCGGGCGGACCGGAGGACGGTCGGCGCCGTGCCCCGTGAGGGCGACGACCACGCCGGACGGGGCGACGTGGATGCGGGCGCTCCACGGTCCGCGCGGTTCGCGGGCGCGGTCGAGGGAGACGTACACCGTGGCCGACCGGCCGGGCCCCAGCGTGCCGGACGTACGGCTGACGCGGAGCCACGGGGCGTCCGTCCGCAGGGACCAGTCGACGGGGCCGTCCGCCGACGCGGTGAGCGTCAGCACCGTGGCGTCGCCGCGTGCCCGGGCCGCGACCGCGACGCGGCCGGTGCCGAGCCGGCCGGAGAGCACCGGCGTGGGGGCCGGGCCGCCGACCACCTCGACCGAGACGTCCGCTCCCGGGCGGGCCGCGCGGGCGCCGGCACGGGTGCTGCCGGCGTTCGCGTAGAGGCTGTCGTCGCCCCGCGCACCGGCCCCGGCGGAGACGCTGAGGGCCTGGCCGCCGCGGTCCTCGCCGGTCCCCGCGTCGCCCCGGTACGCGGCCCAGAGCGCGAGGACCGGCGCCGCGACGACGGTGGCGATGACGGTGGTGGTCACGGCGCGGGCGCGCATCCGGTCGCGGCGCGCGGAGTGGTCCTTGGGGTCGAGGGGGAAGCCGTCCCGCCCGAAGCGCGGCCCGGCGGAGCGCGCGCGGGGGGCGTGCCGCGTCGCGGCGCGGACCGCCGGGCGGGGGGCCGGTACGAGCGGGAGCGTGGCGGGGGTGACCGTGGAGCCGGGCCAGGCTCCGGCGGCCTCGGCGCGTTCGGCGGCACGGCGGCACACCGGGCAGTCGTCGACGTGCCGGACGAGCTCCCCGCG from Streptomyces sp. MRC013 includes the following:
- a CDS encoding TetR family transcriptional regulator, translated to MTGGTAPRRGRGRPPAAGRADGPGTRERILEAARAEFAERGYDRTSVRGVARAAGVDAALVHHYFGTKEEVFAAAVEVSFEPALLVPAVVGAGPDGVGERLARYFLGVWEDPATRAPLLAVVRSALTHEAAAGVLRGYVLRRLLERVAKDLDVPDPRFRAELAAAHMIGIAILRYVVRVEPLASAEPEAIVAMVAPTLQRYLAEA
- a CDS encoding sugar phosphate isomerase/epimerase — encoded protein: MAEQAERPSGRAPRAKVALSTASVYPESTATAFEVAARLGYDGVEVMVWTDPVSQDVEALRRLSDYHGVPVLAVHAPCLLITQRVWSTDPWTKLQRARAAAEGLGASTVVVHPPFRWQRQYARDFVTGIWRMAGETDVRFAVENMYPWRYRDREMLAYAPEWDVTKDDYRHYTVDLSHTATARADAMAMVSRMGDRLGHVHLADGRGSAKDEHLVPGRGTQPCAELLEHLVRTGFDGHVVIEVNTRRAMSAAEREADLAEALAFTRRHLAPSARLP
- the ilvD gene encoding dihydroxy-acid dehydratase translates to MPELRSRTVTHGRNMAGARALMRASGVPGEDIGRKPVIAVANSFTEFVPGHTHLQPVGRIVADAIRAAGAIPREFNTIAVDDGIAMGHGGMLYSLPSRDLIADSVEYMVEAHCADALICISNCDKITPGMLMAALRLNIPAVFVSGGPMESGRATLVDGTVRTLDLVDAISDAVNDAVSDEDILRIEENACPTCGSCSGMFTANSMNCLTEAIGLSLPGNGSVLATHTARRALYEDAARTVVEITRRYYEQDDASVLPRNVATFAAFENAMALDIAMGGSTNTILHLLAAAQEAGVPFGLEEIDAVSRRVPCLAKVAPNAAKDRTYYMEDVHRAGGIPALLGELHRAGLLDEDVHAVHSPSLADWLKTWDVRGGSPSAEAVEMWHAAPGCVRSAEAFSQSERWEALDIDAEGGCIRSAGHAYSQDGGLAVLKGNLAVDGCVVKTAGVDESIWTFEGPAVVCESQEEAVEKILNKRVRDGDVVVIRYEGPRGGPGMQEMLYPTSFLKGRGLGKTCALITDGRFSGGTSGLSIGHASPEAASGGTIALVEDGDRIRIDIPNRTIELLVDDATLAARRTALAGVYAPRNRTRKVSAALRAYAAMATSADKGAVRDVTKLP